A genomic region of Blattabacterium cuenoti contains the following coding sequences:
- the leuC gene encoding 3-isopropylmalate dehydratase large subunit — protein MSKSLFDKIWSAHIIKKLENKIYVIYIDRHYIHEVTSPQAFIELKKRNLSIFRPNQIIATVDHNVPTINQHLPILDPLSRKQINLLTDNCEKYGITLYGLGNKNNGIVHVIGPELGHTLPGMTIVCGDSHTSTHGAFGCIAFGIGTSQVTMVMASQCLLLSKPKKMKIQLNGCLKKGVTPKDVILYIISKLGVYAGVGYFIEYMGSTIQKMSMEGRMTICNMSIEMGAKGGLIAPDQITFDYVKKCKGFKKFKIEEKKIIEYWKSLRTDDNTIFDKEHVFNAEDIEPMITYGTNPGMSIKISEKIPKLNKYRKSLYYMGFSLGESLIGKTINYIFIGSCTNSRIEDLRLVATVIKGKKKANHVNVMIVPGSNKVVKLVKKEGLDKIFKFSGFDFRQPGCSACLGMNEDKIPAGEYCISTSNRNFEGRQGPGSRTLLASPLTAAIVAIEGKIVDINKYIHEKIYDVN, from the coding sequence ATGTCAAAATCATTATTTGATAAAATTTGGTCCGCACATATTATTAAAAAATTGGAAAATAAAATATATGTTATTTATATAGATAGACATTATATACATGAAGTCACAAGTCCTCAAGCTTTTATAGAGTTAAAAAAAAGAAATTTATCTATTTTTAGACCAAATCAAATTATAGCTACGGTAGATCATAACGTCCCTACAATTAATCAGCATTTACCTATTTTAGACCCTCTATCTAGAAAACAAATAAATTTATTAACAGATAATTGTGAAAAATATGGAATTACATTATATGGATTAGGGAATAAAAATAATGGAATAGTTCATGTTATCGGACCTGAATTAGGTCATACATTACCTGGAATGACAATAGTTTGTGGAGATAGTCACACTTCTACTCATGGAGCTTTTGGTTGTATAGCTTTTGGAATTGGAACTAGTCAAGTGACTATGGTTATGGCTAGTCAATGTTTATTGTTATCCAAACCTAAAAAAATGAAAATACAATTAAATGGATGTTTAAAAAAAGGAGTTACTCCTAAGGATGTGATTTTATATATTATATCAAAATTAGGAGTATATGCTGGAGTTGGATATTTTATAGAATATATGGGGTCTACCATTCAAAAAATGAGTATGGAAGGGAGAATGACTATTTGTAATATGAGCATTGAAATGGGAGCAAAAGGTGGATTAATAGCTCCAGATCAAATAACTTTTGATTATGTTAAAAAATGTAAGGGGTTCAAAAAATTTAAAATTGAAGAGAAAAAAATTATAGAATATTGGAAATCTTTAAGAACAGATGATAATACTATCTTTGATAAAGAACATGTTTTTAATGCTGAAGATATTGAACCTATGATAACATATGGGACAAATCCTGGAATGTCAATCAAAATATCTGAAAAAATTCCTAAATTAAATAAATATCGTAAATCTCTGTATTACATGGGATTTTCATTAGGAGAATCATTAATAGGAAAAACGATTAATTATATTTTTATAGGAAGTTGTACAAATTCTAGAATAGAAGATTTAAGATTAGTGGCTACTGTAATAAAAGGGAAAAAAAAAGCTAATCATGTAAATGTAATGATCGTACCTGGATCAAATAAAGTAGTTAAACTTGTAAAAAAAGAAGGATTAGATAAGATTTTTAAATTTTCTGGATTTGATTTTCGTCAACCAGGATGTTCTGCCTGTTTGGGTATGAATGAGGATAAGATTCCTGCAGGAGAATATTGTATTTCTACTTCTAATCGAAATTTTGAAGGAAGACAAGGTCCAGGATCTCGTACTTTACTTGCTAGTCCTTTGACTGCAGCTATTGTAGCTATTGAAGGAAAAATTGTAGATATTAATAAATATATTCATGAAAAAATTTACGATGTTAATTAG
- a CDS encoding 2-isopropylmalate synthase: MGKKRIQIFDTTLRDGEQIPGCQLNAKEKIKIAKKLEFLGVDVIEAGFPISSPGDYQSVKEICKSVSNTVICALSRAVEKDIEIAGLALKYAKRPRIHTGIGTSNCHIRYKFNSTPEKIIERAISAVKYAKKFVEDVEFYAEDAGRTENEFLSKICENVIKYGATVINIPDTTGACLPEEYGKKIRFLKENVKGIHKIILSTHCHNDLGLATANSLFGVMNGAEQVECTINGIGERAGNTSLEEIVMIFKQNSHLNLFTNINTKLIYSTSYLVSECTGMKVQANKAIVGVNAFSHSSGIHQDGVIKKRETYESINPEDVGINKSSIILTARSGRAALAFRYKKLGYFLNQNYLDLVYSIFLKYADEKKEITDMELKIILKKANFNNKKNNKVLHTNTNNNSLRINVL; the protein is encoded by the coding sequence ACAAATTTTTGATACAACTTTACGAGATGGAGAACAGATTCCAGGATGTCAATTAAATGCTAAAGAAAAAATAAAAATAGCTAAAAAATTGGAATTTTTGGGAGTCGATGTAATAGAAGCTGGATTTCCAATTTCAAGTCCAGGAGATTATCAATCTGTTAAAGAAATTTGTAAATCGGTTTCAAATACAGTAATATGTGCCTTATCTAGAGCTGTAGAAAAGGATATAGAAATAGCGGGATTAGCATTAAAATATGCCAAAAGGCCGAGAATTCACACTGGAATAGGGACTTCAAATTGTCATATTCGTTATAAATTTAATAGCACTCCAGAAAAAATTATAGAAAGAGCAATTTCTGCTGTAAAATATGCAAAAAAGTTTGTTGAAGATGTAGAATTTTATGCAGAAGATGCAGGACGTACAGAAAATGAATTTTTATCAAAAATTTGTGAAAATGTAATTAAATATGGAGCTACGGTAATTAATATCCCTGATACAACAGGGGCTTGTTTACCAGAAGAATACGGAAAAAAAATACGTTTTTTAAAAGAAAATGTAAAAGGAATTCATAAAATTATATTATCGACTCACTGTCATAATGATTTAGGATTGGCTACTGCTAATTCATTATTTGGCGTTATGAATGGAGCGGAACAAGTAGAGTGCACTATTAATGGGATTGGAGAAAGAGCTGGAAACACTTCTCTAGAAGAAATTGTTATGATTTTTAAACAAAATTCTCATTTGAATTTATTTACAAATATCAATACAAAATTGATTTATTCTACAAGTTATTTAGTATCAGAATGTACGGGAATGAAAGTACAAGCTAATAAAGCTATAGTAGGAGTAAACGCTTTTTCTCATTCTTCTGGTATACATCAAGATGGAGTCATTAAAAAAAGGGAAACTTATGAAAGTATTAATCCAGAAGATGTTGGAATAAATAAATCTTCAATAATTCTAACAGCTAGAAGCGGTAGAGCCGCTTTAGCATTTCGTTATAAGAAATTAGGTTATTTTTTAAACCAAAATTATTTAGATTTGGTTTATTCTATTTTCTTAAAATATGCAGATGAAAAAAAAGAAATTACTGATATGGAATTAAAAATAATTTTAAAAAAAGCTAATTTTAATAACAAAAAAAATAATAAAGTATTGCATACTAATACGAATAATAATAGTTTAAGAATAAATGTTCTATAA